One Streptomyces sp. NBC_00223 genomic window carries:
- a CDS encoding glycoside hydrolase family 3 C-terminal domain-containing protein: MAAPPAAARAAAAQAAQPAAAQPWANAAQTPDQRADELLAAMTQAEKLTMLHGGASCGYVGCVDGNSRLGIPALHLQDGPVGAGDGLSNVTQMAAPVAGAATWDTALMKSYGQVLGSEQWGKGTNVVLAPTINIVRDPRWGRAFESLGEDPYLAGQLGAADIQGIQSQGPMAQVKHFDVYNQETNRNSGADNAVVSDRAIREIYTPAFQAAIDQGQVASVMCSYSEINGPFACENGPQQNSLLKGDLGFTGFITSDWGATHSTVASANNGLDMEMPGQDYYGTALTNAVNNGQVSQATLNDHTRRILVSMFRQGLFDNPNTGSLNASVTSAAHAAVSQQVAQEGSVLLKNANAVLPVTSATHSLAVIGDDAGTDAMTQGGGSAGVNPAHLITPYQGIASRAGSGATVTYAQGVGSSSGQLSPVGSSYLKPSSGSGNGLYGQYHNSTDLSGAVVASRVDPVIDSVYGGQSPAPGVNATNWSVKWTGTLTPPTSGSYTFSLNSDDGSRLYVNGQQVINNWYDQGPTTRTGTITLTANQPVSIEVDYYQAGGGSNVSLGWQIPGQSLHDQAVTAARNADTAIVFVSNFESEGGDLSNIDLSAAQNQLVTDVAAANPNTVVVVNSGSAVTMPWANSVRGIVENWYPGQEDGNAIAALLYGDVNFSGKLPVTFPASLNDVPAHTAAQWPGQNNTVQYSEGLNVGYRWYDSQNKTPLYPFGFGLSYTTFAYSGLTVSAPDGSGKVTVAFDVKNTGSRAGAEVPQVYVGQPTSTGEPPKSLRGFQRVSLDAGQTQHVTVTLDARSFQFWNNGWTNAAGTNTIYVGASSRDIKLTGQTTIGSGGGTTPPTGDSVLPRTGWTASASATGGGDVPARMLDGDSGTRWSTGTPMVNGQTVTVDMGAAHTIDKITMDSAGSTNDYAQGYTVALSSNGTTWSAPVATGTGTSALVTVPFTAQSARYIRVTQTGSSSSWWSIAEFNAYG, encoded by the coding sequence ATGGCCGCCCCACCGGCCGCCGCCCGGGCCGCCGCCGCGCAGGCCGCCCAGCCCGCCGCCGCCCAGCCGTGGGCGAACGCCGCGCAGACCCCCGACCAGCGCGCCGACGAACTGCTCGCCGCCATGACCCAGGCCGAGAAGCTGACCATGCTGCACGGCGGAGCCTCCTGCGGCTACGTCGGCTGCGTGGACGGCAACTCCCGCCTCGGCATCCCGGCCCTGCACCTCCAGGACGGCCCGGTCGGCGCCGGCGACGGTCTGTCGAACGTCACGCAGATGGCCGCCCCGGTGGCCGGCGCCGCCACCTGGGACACCGCGCTGATGAAGAGCTACGGCCAGGTGCTCGGCTCCGAGCAGTGGGGCAAGGGCACCAACGTCGTCCTGGCCCCCACCATCAACATCGTGCGGGACCCCCGCTGGGGCCGCGCCTTCGAATCGCTCGGCGAGGACCCGTACCTCGCGGGTCAGTTGGGCGCCGCCGACATCCAGGGCATCCAGAGCCAGGGCCCGATGGCCCAGGTCAAGCACTTCGACGTGTACAACCAGGAGACCAACCGCAACTCCGGCGCGGACAACGCGGTCGTCTCGGACCGGGCGATCCGGGAGATCTACACCCCCGCGTTCCAGGCCGCGATCGACCAGGGGCAGGTCGCCTCGGTGATGTGCTCGTACTCCGAGATCAACGGGCCGTTCGCCTGCGAGAACGGCCCGCAGCAGAACAGCCTGCTCAAGGGCGACCTCGGCTTCACCGGCTTCATCACCTCGGACTGGGGAGCCACCCACTCCACCGTCGCCTCGGCCAACAACGGCCTGGACATGGAGATGCCGGGCCAGGACTACTACGGCACGGCGCTGACCAACGCGGTCAACAACGGCCAGGTCTCGCAGGCCACTCTCAACGACCACACCCGGCGCATCCTGGTGTCGATGTTCCGCCAGGGGCTGTTCGACAACCCCAACACCGGTTCGCTGAACGCCTCGGTCACCTCGGCCGCGCACGCCGCCGTCTCCCAGCAGGTCGCGCAGGAGGGCAGCGTCCTGCTCAAGAACGCCAACGCCGTGCTGCCGGTGACCTCCGCGACCCACTCGCTCGCCGTGATCGGCGACGACGCGGGCACGGACGCGATGACCCAGGGCGGCGGCAGCGCGGGCGTCAATCCCGCGCACCTGATCACGCCGTACCAGGGCATCGCCTCCCGCGCGGGCAGCGGCGCCACGGTGACGTACGCGCAGGGCGTCGGCTCCTCCAGCGGCCAGCTCTCGCCGGTGGGCAGCTCGTACCTCAAGCCGTCCTCGGGCAGCGGCAACGGGCTGTACGGGCAGTACCACAACAGCACCGACCTGTCCGGAGCGGTCGTCGCCAGCCGGGTCGACCCGGTGATCGACTCGGTGTACGGCGGCCAGTCCCCCGCGCCGGGCGTCAACGCCACCAACTGGTCGGTGAAGTGGACCGGTACGCTCACCCCGCCGACCTCGGGCAGCTACACCTTCTCGCTCAACAGCGACGACGGCAGCCGTCTCTACGTCAACGGCCAGCAGGTCATCAACAACTGGTACGACCAGGGCCCGACCACCCGGACCGGCACGATCACCCTGACGGCCAATCAGCCGGTGAGCATCGAGGTGGACTACTACCAGGCCGGCGGCGGCAGCAATGTCAGCCTGGGCTGGCAGATCCCCGGCCAGTCGCTGCACGACCAGGCCGTCACGGCGGCCCGCAACGCCGACACGGCGATCGTCTTCGTCAGCAACTTCGAGTCCGAGGGCGGCGACCTGTCGAACATCGACCTGTCGGCCGCGCAGAACCAGCTGGTCACCGATGTGGCCGCGGCCAACCCCAACACGGTCGTGGTGGTCAACAGCGGTTCCGCGGTGACGATGCCGTGGGCCAACTCGGTGCGGGGCATCGTGGAGAACTGGTATCCCGGCCAGGAGGACGGCAACGCCATCGCGGCCCTGCTCTACGGCGACGTCAACTTCTCCGGCAAGCTCCCCGTCACCTTCCCGGCCTCGCTCAACGACGTCCCCGCCCACACCGCCGCCCAGTGGCCAGGTCAGAACAACACCGTGCAGTACAGCGAGGGCCTCAACGTCGGCTACCGCTGGTACGACTCGCAGAACAAGACCCCGCTCTACCCCTTCGGATTCGGCCTGTCCTACACGACCTTCGCCTACTCCGGACTGACCGTCTCCGCACCGGACGGCTCGGGCAAGGTCACCGTGGCCTTCGACGTGAAGAACACCGGCAGCAGGGCCGGCGCCGAGGTCCCGCAGGTCTACGTCGGCCAGCCCACCTCCACCGGTGAACCGCCCAAGAGTCTGCGCGGCTTCCAGCGCGTCAGCCTCGACGCCGGACAGACCCAGCACGTGACCGTCACCCTGGACGCGCGCAGCTTCCAGTTCTGGAACAACGGCTGGACCAACGCCGCCGGCACCAACACCATCTACGTCGGCGCGTCCTCCCGCGACATCAAGCTCACCGGCCAGACCACCATCGGCTCGGGCGGCGGCACCACGCCTCCCACCGGTGACTCCGTGCTGCCCCGCACGGGGTGGACGGCGAGCGCGTCCGCGACCGGCGGCGGTGACGTACCGGCCCGCATGCTGGACGGCGACTCCGGCACCCGCTGGAGCACCGGCACCCCGATGGTGAACGGCCAGACCGTCACCGTCGACATGGGCGCGGCGCACACGATCGACAAGATCACCATGGACTCGGCGGGCAGCACCAACGACTACGCCCAGGGGTACACCGTCGCGCTCTCCTCGAACGGCACCACGTGGTCGGCCCCGGTGGCGACGGGTACCGGCACCTCGGCGCTGGTCACCGTGCCCTTCACCGCCCAGTCGGCCCGCTACATCCGGGTGACGCAGACCGGCAGTTCGAGTTCCTGGTGGTCGATCGCGGAGTTCAACGCCTACGGCTGA
- a CDS encoding zinc ribbon domain-containing protein: MSAEIYFSNNYRDLCERQGTGAGFQFEFSCNRCADTWRSKFEAYTSGRMASWVGKGANAAWSVLGRATSGVTSAADGLAGAGYGNARDAAFQRAITNAEGHFNRCPRCTNYVCQRCWNADQGICLTCAPDTAAEALAAQQRGLNDMVAERAYSVGQQAGEQFDVNTPRQLVCPQCRTETHGTAFCPGCGHQLAQQDTCGSCHADLPAGAVFCPGCGTRR; this comes from the coding sequence ATGAGTGCGGAGATCTACTTCAGCAACAACTACCGGGATCTGTGCGAGCGGCAGGGCACAGGTGCGGGATTCCAGTTCGAGTTCTCCTGCAACCGCTGTGCGGACACCTGGCGTTCGAAGTTCGAGGCGTACACCAGCGGGCGGATGGCGAGCTGGGTCGGCAAGGGCGCCAACGCGGCCTGGAGCGTGCTCGGACGCGCCACCAGCGGCGTGACCAGCGCGGCGGACGGCCTGGCGGGCGCGGGATACGGCAACGCGCGCGACGCCGCCTTCCAGCGCGCGATCACCAACGCGGAGGGCCACTTCAACCGCTGCCCGCGCTGTACGAACTATGTGTGCCAGCGCTGCTGGAACGCGGACCAGGGCATATGCCTGACCTGTGCCCCCGACACCGCCGCCGAAGCGCTCGCCGCCCAGCAGCGCGGTCTGAACGACATGGTCGCCGAGCGCGCGTACAGCGTCGGTCAGCAGGCGGGCGAGCAGTTCGACGTGAACACCCCCCGCCAGCTGGTCTGCCCGCAGTGCCGCACCGAGACCCACGGCACGGCCTTCTGTCCGGGCTGTGGCCATCAGCTCGCCCAGCAGGACACCTGCGGCTCCTGCCACGCGGACCTGCCCGCGGGTGCGGTCTTCTGCCCGGGGTGCGGCACCCGCCGCTGA
- a CDS encoding LysE/ArgO family amino acid transporter encodes MHGAFIAALAGLGTGLSLIVAIGAQNAFVLRQGIRREHVAAVVGICAVSDMALIAVGISGIGTVAKRWPSAVTVTGWIGGAFLVGYGLLAARRALRPERLSGDGSVSTSLRAAVLTCLALTWLNPHVYLDTVLLLGSVANGYGGARWPFGVGAATGSVLWFSGLGFGARLLCRPFARPGSWRALDVLIACTMTTLGVLMTTRL; translated from the coding sequence ATGCATGGGGCTTTCATCGCGGCACTGGCGGGGCTCGGGACGGGTCTGTCGCTCATCGTGGCCATCGGGGCGCAGAACGCCTTCGTCCTTCGGCAGGGCATCCGACGTGAGCACGTCGCCGCGGTGGTGGGGATCTGCGCGGTCTCGGACATGGCGCTGATCGCGGTCGGGATCAGCGGTATCGGCACGGTGGCGAAGCGGTGGCCGTCCGCGGTGACCGTGACCGGCTGGATCGGTGGCGCGTTCCTGGTCGGTTACGGCCTGCTGGCCGCCCGGCGCGCGCTGCGGCCCGAGCGGCTGAGCGGCGACGGCTCGGTGAGCACGTCGCTGCGGGCCGCGGTGCTCACCTGTCTGGCGCTGACCTGGCTCAACCCGCATGTGTACCTGGACACGGTGCTGCTGCTCGGCTCGGTCGCGAACGGGTACGGCGGTGCCCGCTGGCCGTTCGGCGTGGGCGCGGCGACCGGGAGCGTCCTGTGGTTCAGCGGCCTCGGCTTCGGCGCGCGGCTGCTGTGTCGCCCCTTCGCCAGGCCGGGCTCCTGGCGGGCCCTGGACGTGCTGATCGCCTGCACGATGACCACCCTGGGCGTGCTGATGACGACCCGCCTCTGA
- a CDS encoding TetR/AcrR family transcriptional regulator, with the protein MTARDTQHRPLRRDAVRNHQLVMEAAREVLSEYGTDASMELIASRAGVGVGTVYRRFPNKEALVDEIAGEMLAELVIEARRALTLPGGTGLEAFLRVVGRVLSEHRGYADKLMGQSKAACVEQLRDLTAELLVQAQESGRIKAGITLGDVMTLAWGLRGVVETSGKVAPEAWQRHMDIHLAGMRSPGPISEHPPVTREQLNLVDGHKRRGTGGTGGAAGTTGS; encoded by the coding sequence ATGACAGCGCGCGACACACAGCACCGGCCGTTGCGGCGCGACGCCGTACGCAACCACCAACTGGTGATGGAGGCCGCCCGCGAGGTGCTCTCGGAGTACGGCACCGACGCGAGCATGGAGCTGATCGCGTCGCGCGCGGGCGTGGGGGTCGGCACGGTCTACCGGCGCTTCCCCAACAAGGAGGCCCTGGTCGACGAGATCGCCGGCGAGATGCTGGCCGAGCTGGTGATCGAGGCCCGCCGGGCGCTGACCCTCCCCGGCGGTACGGGACTTGAAGCCTTTCTGCGGGTCGTCGGCCGGGTGCTCAGCGAGCACCGCGGCTACGCGGACAAGCTGATGGGCCAGTCCAAGGCCGCGTGCGTCGAGCAGTTGCGGGACCTGACCGCCGAACTGCTCGTCCAGGCCCAGGAGTCCGGCCGGATCAAGGCCGGCATCACGCTCGGCGACGTCATGACCCTCGCCTGGGGGCTGCGCGGGGTGGTGGAGACCAGCGGCAAGGTCGCGCCCGAGGCGTGGCAGCGGCACATGGACATCCACCTGGCCGGAATGCGCTCACCGGGCCCGATCAGCGAACACCCGCCGGTCACCCGCGAACAGCTCAACCTGGTCGACGGCCACAAGCGCCGCGGCACGGGCGGTACGGGCGGCGCCGCCGGTACGACGGGTTCCTGA
- a CDS encoding LysR family transcriptional regulator ArgP — translation MTDLPLDQVRTLLAAVDEGTFEAAAEALSVTPSAVSQRIKALEQRTGRVLLLRSKPVRLTPSGEVVVRFGRQLARLEQDAGAELGLTDAAGPTALPIAVNADSLATWFLPALAEVASRLPVTFDLHRDDQDHTAQLLRQGLVMAAVTSSPEPVQGCSVRALGRMRYRAMAAPGFVAARLSDVPLRQALAGVPVVVFDRKDDLQDRFLRGLAPRRTPGRARHYVPSSEAFVEAVAAGLGWGMIPDTQARAHLAAGTLVDLVAGGGFVDVPLHWQQWKLDSPALAAVADAVARTAARALGDPDR, via the coding sequence ATGACCGATCTTCCCCTGGACCAGGTGCGCACCCTGCTGGCCGCGGTCGACGAGGGCACCTTCGAGGCCGCCGCCGAGGCCCTGAGCGTGACACCCTCCGCGGTCAGCCAGCGGATCAAGGCCCTGGAACAGCGCACCGGCCGCGTACTGCTGCTGCGCTCCAAGCCCGTACGGCTCACCCCGTCCGGAGAGGTCGTCGTACGGTTCGGACGGCAACTGGCCCGGCTGGAACAGGACGCGGGCGCCGAACTCGGGCTGACGGACGCCGCCGGGCCCACCGCGCTGCCCATCGCCGTGAACGCGGACTCCCTGGCGACCTGGTTCCTGCCCGCGCTCGCCGAGGTCGCGAGCCGCCTCCCCGTCACCTTCGACCTGCACCGCGACGACCAGGACCACACCGCCCAACTGCTCCGCCAGGGCCTGGTGATGGCCGCCGTGACCTCCTCGCCCGAGCCGGTGCAGGGCTGCTCGGTACGGGCGCTGGGCCGGATGCGCTACCGGGCGATGGCCGCGCCCGGCTTCGTGGCCGCCCGGCTGTCGGACGTCCCCCTGCGGCAGGCGCTCGCCGGTGTGCCCGTGGTGGTCTTCGACCGCAAGGACGACCTCCAGGACCGCTTTCTGCGCGGGCTCGCGCCTCGGCGTACTCCCGGGCGCGCCCGGCACTACGTACCCTCCTCGGAGGCGTTCGTCGAGGCGGTGGCCGCCGGGCTCGGCTGGGGGATGATCCCCGACACGCAGGCACGGGCGCACCTGGCCGCGGGCACCCTGGTGGACCTGGTCGCGGGCGGCGGATTCGTGGACGTACCGCTGCACTGGCAGCAGTGGAAGCTCGACTCGCCCGCCCTGGCCGCGGTCGCCGACGCGGTGGCACGCACAGCGGCCCGGGCCCTCGGGGACCCGGACCGCTGA
- a CDS encoding MFS transporter, with product MASETRRTHHQVTFAVLAASVSAYALLQSLVTPVLPTIQADLHTNQNTVTWVLTAYLLSASIFTPIMGRVGDMIGKERVFVATLGALAAGSLLAALATNVQVMIIARVIQGIGGGVLPLAFGIIRDEFPREKLSGAVGAIASLSAVGGGLGIVLAGPIVNALDYHWLFWLPMILTIAAAVAAHFFIPNSPVRTPGRISWLPAVLLSAWLVALLVALSQAPVWGWGSGKVIGLIATAAVLAVGWVEVERRSATPLIDMTMMRRPAVWTNNLVALLFGVGMYAVFAFLPEFVQTPKSTGYGFGLSITGSGLILLPMSVTMFLVGMGASRFAARVGGKTVVLLGALIGTASTALLAFAHTQTWELYLATAVMGVGFGLAFAAMSTLIVSAVPPEQTGVASGMNANIRTIGGSIGAALMASVVTASPAADGLPRESGYTNGFAMLGGALLIAALAAALIPATRHTSVVAASDDEPAHAQLAVVAGGTVVGDKSE from the coding sequence ATGGCGTCCGAGACCCGGCGCACACACCACCAGGTCACGTTCGCGGTGCTGGCGGCGAGCGTGTCCGCCTACGCGTTGCTCCAGTCCCTGGTCACCCCCGTACTGCCGACGATCCAGGCCGATCTGCACACCAACCAGAACACCGTCACCTGGGTGCTGACGGCGTATCTGCTCTCCGCGTCCATATTCACGCCGATCATGGGCCGCGTCGGCGACATGATCGGCAAGGAGCGCGTCTTCGTGGCGACGCTCGGCGCCCTCGCCGCGGGTTCGCTGCTGGCCGCGCTGGCCACCAACGTCCAGGTCATGATCATCGCCCGGGTCATCCAGGGCATCGGCGGCGGCGTGCTGCCGCTGGCCTTCGGCATCATCAGGGACGAGTTCCCGCGCGAGAAGCTGTCCGGCGCCGTCGGGGCGATCGCCTCGCTGAGCGCGGTCGGCGGCGGTCTGGGCATCGTGCTGGCCGGCCCGATCGTCAACGCGCTGGACTACCACTGGCTCTTCTGGCTGCCGATGATCCTCACCATCGCCGCCGCCGTGGCCGCCCACTTCTTCATCCCCAACTCGCCGGTCCGCACCCCGGGCCGGATCAGCTGGCTGCCCGCGGTACTGCTGTCCGCCTGGCTGGTGGCGCTGCTGGTCGCGCTCAGCCAGGCCCCGGTGTGGGGCTGGGGCTCGGGCAAGGTCATCGGCCTGATCGCGACGGCGGCCGTGCTGGCCGTCGGCTGGGTCGAGGTCGAGCGCAGGTCCGCGACGCCGCTGATCGACATGACGATGATGCGCCGTCCCGCGGTGTGGACCAACAACCTGGTGGCGCTGCTCTTCGGTGTCGGCATGTACGCGGTCTTCGCCTTCCTGCCGGAGTTCGTCCAGACGCCCAAGTCCACCGGCTACGGCTTCGGTCTGAGCATCACCGGCTCCGGGCTGATCCTGCTGCCGATGAGCGTCACGATGTTCCTGGTGGGCATGGGCGCGAGCCGCTTCGCGGCCCGGGTCGGCGGCAAGACCGTCGTCCTGCTCGGCGCGCTGATCGGCACCGCCTCCACGGCGCTGCTGGCCTTCGCGCACACCCAGACCTGGGAGCTGTATCTGGCCACCGCCGTCATGGGCGTCGGCTTCGGGCTGGCCTTCGCGGCCATGTCGACCCTCATCGTGAGCGCGGTGCCGCCGGAGCAGACCGGCGTGGCCAGCGGTATGAACGCCAATATCCGTACGATCGGCGGCTCGATCGGCGCCGCGCTGATGGCCAGTGTGGTCACCGCGAGCCCGGCCGCCGACGGGCTGCCCCGCGAGTCCGGCTACACCAACGGCTTCGCGATGCTGGGCGGCGCGCTGCTCATCGCCGCGCTCGCCGCGGCCCTGATCCCGGCCACCCGGCACACCAGCGTGGTCGCGGCCTCGGACGACGAGCCCGCGCACGCGCAGCTCGCCGTGGTGGCGGGCGGTACGGTCGTCGGGGACAAGTCCGAGTGA
- a CDS encoding IS110 family transposase, whose product MFIGWDWASETHDVTVMDESGKRIDRWELAHTEEGFAKTLARLRQHGAPQNLPVAIETTRGLAVDRLLAAGHPIVPVHPNAFHAMRARWGASKAKTDAGDSMKLADYLRTDGHLLPRLEPTEQATLDLQALTRTRADHIEAKVAAVNQLAALLDEHWPGGKAVFAELDSDIAIAFLERYPTPAAAANLTAGRLEAWCKRHHYSGRKPGTVLIERLRSAPKAASRLSEAVVRQLVRVQAQLVQGIRMTIRALDKAIAEAVETHPYAPLFATMPRIGKVNLGQIIGEIGPILERAQTCEQLIAEAGVVPVTRASGKSRTVAFRFATNRRARVALTTFADNSRHGSQWAAKIYTDARNRKKRHPHAVRILARSWLRVIWACWRTGTCYDPATHQANYKINTATDTPLAA is encoded by the coding sequence GTGTTCATCGGATGGGACTGGGCGAGCGAAACCCATGACGTGACGGTCATGGACGAGTCCGGCAAACGCATCGACCGGTGGGAACTGGCCCACACCGAGGAGGGCTTCGCCAAGACCCTGGCACGGCTGCGTCAGCACGGCGCCCCGCAGAATCTGCCGGTCGCGATCGAGACCACCCGCGGCCTGGCCGTCGACCGGCTGCTGGCCGCGGGCCACCCGATCGTGCCGGTGCACCCGAACGCCTTCCACGCCATGCGAGCGCGCTGGGGTGCTTCCAAGGCCAAGACCGACGCGGGCGACAGCATGAAACTCGCCGACTACCTGCGCACCGACGGCCACCTGCTGCCCCGCCTGGAACCCACCGAGCAGGCCACCCTCGACCTCCAGGCCCTCACCCGGACCCGTGCCGACCACATCGAGGCCAAGGTCGCCGCTGTCAACCAGCTCGCCGCGCTGCTGGACGAGCACTGGCCCGGCGGCAAGGCCGTCTTCGCCGAGCTGGACAGCGACATTGCCATCGCGTTCCTGGAGCGATACCCCACCCCGGCCGCAGCGGCCAACCTCACTGCCGGACGACTCGAAGCCTGGTGCAAGCGCCACCACTACTCCGGCCGCAAGCCCGGCACGGTGCTGATCGAACGGCTGCGTTCGGCCCCGAAGGCGGCCTCCCGCCTCAGCGAAGCCGTCGTCAGGCAGCTCGTGCGCGTCCAGGCCCAGCTCGTGCAGGGCATACGCATGACCATCCGTGCCCTGGACAAGGCCATCGCCGAGGCGGTCGAAACCCACCCCTACGCGCCGCTGTTCGCCACCATGCCGCGCATCGGCAAAGTCAACCTCGGCCAGATCATCGGCGAGATCGGCCCGATCCTCGAACGCGCCCAGACCTGCGAGCAGCTCATCGCCGAGGCCGGTGTCGTCCCCGTCACCCGTGCCTCGGGCAAGTCCCGCACGGTCGCCTTCCGCTTCGCGACCAACCGCAGAGCCCGCGTCGCACTCACGACCTTCGCCGACAACAGCCGGCATGGCAGCCAGTGGGCCGCCAAGATCTACACCGACGCCCGGAACCGCAAGAAGCGACACCCCCACGCCGTCCGCATCCTCGCCCGATCCTGGCTCCGGGTGATATGGGCCTGCTGGCGCACCGGCACCTGCTACGACCCCGCCACCCACCAAGCCAACTACAAGATCAACACGGCCACCGACACGCCCCTGGCGGCATAG
- the ykgO gene encoding type B 50S ribosomal protein L36, giving the protein MKVRNSLRSLKKLPGAQVVRRRGRVYVINRKDPRAKARQG; this is encoded by the coding sequence ATGAAGGTCCGCAATTCGCTTCGCTCGCTCAAGAAGCTCCCGGGCGCCCAGGTCGTGCGCCGCCGCGGCAGGGTCTACGTGATCAACCGCAAGGACCCGCGCGCCAAGGCCCGCCAGGGCTGA